A window from Desulfovermiculus halophilus DSM 18834 encodes these proteins:
- a CDS encoding electron transfer flavoprotein subunit alpha/FixB family protein, translated as VACSRPVVDAKWMEKSRQVGTSGQTVKPKVYLAMGISGSFQHMGGVKGNPFIVAVNNNPKAPIFQVADVGVVEDMLEFIPELKDKVEELK; from the coding sequence TCGTGGCCTGCTCCCGTCCTGTGGTGGACGCCAAGTGGATGGAGAAGTCCCGGCAGGTGGGCACTTCTGGGCAGACGGTCAAGCCCAAGGTGTACCTGGCCATGGGTATCAGCGGATCGTTCCAGCACATGGGCGGTGTGAAGGGCAATCCGTTCATCGTAGCGGTGAACAACAACCCCAAGGCGCCAATCTTCCAGGTGGCCGACGTAGGGGTTGTGGAAGACATGCTGGAGTTCATCCCCGAGCTCAAGGACAAGGTGGAAGAGCTGAAGTAG